A window of Triplophysa dalaica isolate WHDGS20190420 chromosome 7, ASM1584641v1, whole genome shotgun sequence contains these coding sequences:
- the ramp2 gene encoding receptor activity-modifying protein 2 isoform X2: MRASLSFFGVFLSFLFDPGHGERDIFKCANKTGCDIYCSVCVEYVLRPQQCYESLVFHFCQTNFLTAMNNMTSTDWCSLEKVKSAYNNFTLCTESIADCFLLPWPNHFVEDTFVDIHATYFQECPTEGLRDPPPKIVLALVMTPICLIPVMVVLVVLKTKNGDMRN, encoded by the exons ATGAGGGCATCGTTAAGCTTCTTTGGcgtgtttctttcttttctctttg ATCCTGGCCATGGGGAGAGAGACATATTCA AATGTGCCAACAAGACCGGCTGTGATATTTACTGTTCAGTCTGTGTGGAATATGTATTGAGGCCTCAGCAATGCTATGAATCTctggtttttcatttttgtcaaacAAATTTTCTAACGGCGATGAATAACATGACTAGTACAGACTGGTGTTCATTGGAAAAAGTAAAGAG TGCCTACAACAATTTCACCCTGTGTACCGAGTCTATTGCTGACTGTTTCCTGCTTCCGTGGCCAAACCATTTTGTTGAAGACACGTTTGTGGATATCCACGCCACCTATTTTCAAGAATGCCCCACAGAAGGGCTGAGAGACCCCCCTCCCAAAATCGTCCTGGCCTTAGTCATGACCCCCATATGCCTTATCCCTGTTATGGTGGTTTTAGTTGTTCTGAAGACCAAAAATGGGGACATGAGGAACTAG